A single region of the Corticium candelabrum chromosome 15, ooCorCand1.1, whole genome shotgun sequence genome encodes:
- the LOC134190448 gene encoding uncharacterized protein LOC134190448, whose protein sequence is MALWRRIMALPVVSLLVAFIVTLTGATNCTFENKTVCDWMIRGGWRLSQAMALSDYAIDRTYLSSNGHILAFDYQSYGASYASPFIYFPSSSCALSFYYRPPVDIAASFGVSLVSSNGKSSTVWNVTWPGSFNRTECNSTWLWHLVSINVPQFVHPFQVVFEAQSNISNNSTTNGCAVLAIDDIKVTGCDPVDPQISTSMPLMVVKEGNQFNLSVVVTGVPYPTVSWLRNNVPLVSDGRVTVHTGGEVVQVEHANLHDTGVFLANASSGDQWVSQTVEVTVYVPPFTHDKPGNHTITQGSNLTLDCPVEGHPKLTFVWFYGDDVVPLSNQTRSRLHLYNVQFIQQGNYSCAALNLFGQAAWWSLVYVQVPPVIVNTSFGMQVLVPVDGVVLSCTAAGQPSPVMSWDIVSGVSPIILMIGQTYDGYSVLKDGSLEVQSSSTLIKSTVKCVAQNGAGYDQSQTTTVLIQVNGMWSAWVDWSECSVTCGSQQQRRTRTCSNPQPQNGGSVCMGNATQARECPLRVPCPIDGGWSTWSSWNQCSKSCGLAGMRTRERTCCCPKPQYGGKECIGNTAQSKDCFPTECPPAWGEWGEWADCSETCGYNSYRYRERSCFNLVDGTKAANCSNGNSTAFDSEICFSKECPSFQKFVAMPEDQTVVVGGVAKFDCRYEPEDLLMKWFKGSILIKYAVRPERVRIGNGSLMILEVEKSDSETYTCQVADRRATASLTVKLSSDTSDGSKSKSSSSGITLPAVGLMIVIGIVAILMVLVAIIFVRRKRSTFNFFKTSHPPIEIQGAQLMQSQPRGSTSTEITIVPSPTAKENYYVSGPIAKEDSVFQEAVDAERPVSPSSPTTNRNSSVSVFDNHEEELPHERKQRPRTLSIDGFRNPMKLKSSLSSCPRSAPATPLDHRSELEEIHKNSLNDQRLPGNFRISGKSRTLTSPVGVSRRHSANIVDSDIVVSPSLTLPRVKARPSNSLALGGNQWTMPNPPIAQSSDRSNDHTPIAESIPMKDMTRQRASVPYDFAAANGFYTGQTNYPERHRPSGSSTAGYHNQPPANRGPPKRSQSYDSHYLIDNQSSPGPQSSFVDVNPALERVQSPRSQDSDDVFDTDTGQKSEANALSRYFSVPANHDNYQSSVHDRRRSETNL, encoded by the exons ATGGCTTTATGGCGGCGGATTATGGCTTTACCGGTGGTGTCTCTTCTAGTCGCTTTCATCGTAACACTGACAG GTGCAACGAACTGTACGTTTGAGAACAAGACAGTATGTGACTGGATGATTCGAGGAGGTTGGAGATTATCTCAAGCAATGGCTTTATCGGACTATGCAATAGACAGAACTTACTTGAGCTCCAatg GTCACATCTTAGCATTTGATTATCAGTCTTATGGTGCTTCCTATGCTAGTCCATTTATCTATTTTCCGTCTTCTTCTTGTGCTCTTTCTTTCTACTACCGCCCTCCTGTGGATATAGCAGCATCATTTGGTGTATCACTTGTTTCAAGTAATGGAAAGAGCAGTACTGTGTGGAATGTTACATGGCCTGGCTCTTTCAATCGGACAGAGTGCAACTCAACCTGGTTGTGGCATCTTGTTAGTATTAATGTTCCTCAATTTGTACATCCTTTCCAAGTTGTATTTGAAGCTCAATCTAATATTTCTAATAATTCAACGACAAATGGCTGTGCAGTTTTAGCCATTGATGATATCAAGGTTACTGGCTGTGATCCAG TTGATCCTCAAATATCAACTTCTATGCCACTGATGGTGGTCAAAGAAGGAAATCAATTCAACTTGTCAGTGGTGGTCACTGGTGTTCCCTATCCAACTGTCTCTTGGCTCAGAAACAATGTTCCTCTTGTAAGTGATGGTCGTGTTACTGTACACACTGGAGGCGAAGTTGTGCAAGTAGAGCATGCCAACTTGCATGATACTGGTGTCTTTCTTGCTAATGCATCATCCGGTGATCAGTGGGTGTCCCAAACAGTGGAGGTTACAGTCTATG TTCCTCCGTTTACTCATGACAAGCCAGGAAATCACACAATAACTCAAGGCAGCAATTTGACTCTGGACTGTCCTGTTGAGGGACATCCTAAGTTGACGTTTGTATGGTTTTATGGAGATGATGTGGTCCCTTTGTCCAATCAAACACGATCTCGACTACATTTGTATAATGTTCAGTTTATTCAGCAAGGAAACTACTCGTGTGCTGCTTTGAATCTATTTGGACAGGCAGCCTGGTGGAGTTTGGTGTATGTGCAAG TGCCGCCTGTTATTGTGAACACCTCGTTTGGCATGCAAGTGTTGGTTCCTGTTGATGGAGTTGTTCTCAGTTGCACTGCAGCTGGACAGCCATCTCCAGTGATGTCATGGGATATTGTCAGTGGTGTTTCACCAATTATATTGATGATTGGTCAGACTTATGACGGATACAGTGTGCTGAAAGATGGTTCTTTGGAGGTGCAAAGCAGCTCGACGTTGATTAAGTCTACTGTGAAATGTGTAGCACAAAATGGTGCAGGTTATGATCAAAGTCAGACTACAACTGTTTTAATTCAAG TCAATGGTATGTGGTCAGCTTGGGTTGACTGGTCTGAGTGTTCAGTGACTTGTGggtcacaacaacaaagacgaACAAGAACTTGTTCGAATCCTCAACCTCAGAATGGAGGAAGTGTTTGTATGGGAAATGCGACACAGGCTCGTGAATGTCCCTTACGGGTTCCTTGTCCAA TTGATGGAGGGTGGTCTACTTGGAGTTCATGGAATCAGTGCTCTAAATCGTGTGGACTGGCAGGTATGCGAACTCGAGAAAGGACATGTTGTTGTCCTAAGCCTCAATATGGCGGTAAAGAATGTATAGGAAACACGGCTCAATCAAAAGACTGCTTTCCTACAGAATGTCCAC CGGCGTGGGGTGAATGGGGTGAATGGGCAGATTGCAGTGAAACATGTGGATACAACAGTTATCGTTATAGAGAGAGAAGCTGCTTTAACTTGGTAGATGGAACGAAGGCTGCAAATTGTTCTAATGGCAACTCCACTGCTTTTGATAGCGAGATTTGTTTCAGTAAGGAATGTCCGA GTTTTCAGAAGTTTGTTGCCATGCCTGAAGACCAAACTGTAGTTGTTGGTGGTGTGGCTAAGTTTGATTGTCGTTATGAACCAGAAGACCTACTCATGAAGTGGTTCAAGGGttcaatattaataaaatacgCTGTGAGACCTGAACGAGTCAGGATTGGGAATGGCAGTCTCATGATATTGGAGGTTGAAAAGAGTGATAGTGAAACTTACACATGTCAAGTAGCAGATAGACGTGCAACAGCCAGTCTTACAGTGAAACTGTCATCAGATACAA GTGACGGTAGCAAGAGCAAGTCTAGTAGTAGTGGAATCACTCTGCCAGCAGTTGGATTGATGATTGTCATTGGGATAGTTGCAATACTTATGGTTTTGGTAGCCATTATCTTTGTGCGGAGGAAACGTAGTACatttaattttttcaaaacAAG CCACCCACCAATTGAAATTCAAGGAGCTCAGTTAATGCAATCTCAGCCACGAGGAAGCACATCTACTGAAATCACTATTGTACCTAGTCCAACAGCAAAGGAGAATTACTACGTGTCCGGTCCTATTGCAAAGGAAGATTCTGTTTTTCAAGAGGCAGTTGATGCTGAGAGGCCAGTTTCTCCAAGCTCTCCTACAACTAATAGAAATTCTTCAGTATCTGTTTTTGATAATCATGAAGAAGAATTACCTCATGAGAGGAAACAGCGACCTCGAACTCTCTCAATTGACGGATTTCGAAATCCAATGAAACTCAAGAGCTCATTGTCTTCATGTCCACGTTCTGCTCCTGCAACTCCACTAGACCATCGAAGTGAACTTGAAGAAATTCACAAGAATTCATTGAATGATCAGAGACTGCCAGGAAATTTCAGAATATCAGGAAAATCTAGAACACTCACTTCACCAGTAGGAGTTTCGCGTCGTCATTCTGCCAATATAGTTGACTCTGATATAGTTGTATCACCGAGTTTGACTCTGCCTCGAGTTAAGGCAAGGCCAAGCAACAGTCTTGCTCTTGGTGgaaatcagtggacaatgCCTAATCCCCCGATTGCGCAGTCATCTGATCGTAGCAATGATCATACACCTATTGCTGAGTCAATACCAATGAAAGACATGACTAGGCAAAGAGCATCAGTCCCATATGACTTTGCTGCTGCCAATGGCTTCTATACGGGGCAAACCAATTACCCGGAGCGACATAGACCATCAGGTAGCAGCACAGCAGGTTACCACAATCAGCCTCCAGCAAATAGAGGACCTCCTAAGAGAAGTCAAAGTTACGATTCTCACTACCTCATTGACAATCAGTCATCTCCTGGTCCACAGTCTTCATTTGTTGATGTCAACCCTGCACTAGAACGGGTTCAGAGTCCAAGGTCACAAGACAGTGATGATGTTTTTGATACAGACACAGGGCAGAAGTCTGAGGCAAATGCACTCTCTCGTTACTTTTCAGTTCCTGCGAATCACGATAATTACCAAAGCTCAGTACATGACAGACGGAGATCGGAAACAAACTTGTAG
- the LOC134190597 gene encoding phospholipase A-2-activating protein-like isoform X1, protein MYRLRCQIFGHSDDVRSVTSGPTFIATASRDKTAVVWRSSDEEATRFEIAVTFSGHTGFVSTICFIPSSEDHPRGLLATGCMDKLIRIYDPQMQEPICVLSGHNGNVCALAAGKFGTLLSGSWDCSARVWLNEKTVMTLEGHTAAVWAVGMIADHGLMLTGSADKTIRLWRAGTCERTFVGHDDCVRGLAVISNSEFLSCSNDSSIRRWQLSGECVQIYYGHTAYVYSVAPVINGPGDFVSVGEDRTLRLWQDGECVQTITHPTQTVWCCTCLENGDIVTGANDGGIRIFTHSYSRVASESEIQAFHQQIAAQQVPSNQVGDLKLSDLSGPEALDRPGLKDGQTKVVKVDGKPEVYQWEAASQQWKKIGDVVDAVGSGRRQLLHGKEYDYVFDVQLDMDTSPQSGPPLKLGYNTSEDPWFAAQRFLQDNELSLLYLDQVANYIIEMTKGMSIGSAQPTISDPFTGSTKTFIVPSNYVKLTVYNEMSLMVGGSRYIPPGVAEVASQPFPAQSSGQPVSDPLTGGSRYVPSYSQPAPVEAPFQSSFTSQTASSSTNNYFPKTDPLTFDAISNVDAVFQKLSEFNSKADPLLRLSGAAVQGLREVVSLHTNPSQMSSKIDDVVCVAIDQLFKWPDDLVFPALDIMRVIVRGVRGNEYLCQKEEVLVERLKHLASTTSGSANCMLSLRLLCNLFAHASGCQLLMSNTHEVTIHVSMLVECNKGVQIALCSLLLNYAVELSKTGGSSGVTDVLTALKVVLCHKIDNEAAFRALVAVGTLVCIGEEARVQAISLDFQQTASNYLSVTEPKKVAECARLLIAKLGS, encoded by the exons ATGTACAGACTAAGATGTCAAATCTTTGGACACTCTGATGATGTCCGATCTGTCACAAGCGGACCGACATTTATTGCTACTGCATCTCGAGACAAAACAGCAGTAGTTTGGAGGAGTTCGGACGAGGAGGCGACCCGTTTCGAGATTGCTGTCACTTTCAGTGGACATACGGGCTTTGTGTCAACCATCTGCTTTATACCATCATCCGAAGACCATCCTAGAGGTCTACTTGCTACCGGATGTATGGACAAATTGATAAGAATTTATGATCCCCAAATGCAag AGCCGATCTGTGTGCTGTCTGGACATAATGGTAACGTCTGTGCACTTGCTGCTGGAAAGTTTGGTACATTGTTGTCTGGATCATGGGATTG TTCTGCTCGTGTGTGGCTGAATGAAAAAACTGTAATGACATTAGAAGGACACACAGCAGCAGTGTGGGCTGTAGGGATGATAGCAGACCATGGTCTAATGCTCACAG GGTCAGCTGATAAGACAATTCGGCTGTGGCGTGCTGGAACTTGTGAGAGGACGTTTGTTGGTCATGATGATTGTGTAAGAGGGTTAGCTGTTATTTCTAATTCTGAATTTCTTTCATGCAGCAATGATAG TTCTATTCGTCGATGGCAGCTGAGTGGGGAGTGTGTACAGATATACTACGGCCACACTGCATATGTTTATAG TGTTGCACCTGTCATTAATGGGCCAGGAGATTTTGTATCTGTAGGAGAAGACAGAACATTACGACTATGGCAAG ATGGTGAGTGTGTACAGACTATTACACACCCTACACAGACAGTATGGTGTTGTACATGTCTAGAAAATGGAGATATTGTTACTGGAGCCAA TGATGGTGGTATTAGGATATTTACGCACAGTTATTCACGTGTGGCATCAGAGTCAGAAATCCAG GCATTTCATCAACAGATAGCAGCTCAACAAGTACCTAGTAACCAAGTAGGGGATCTTAAACTAAGTGACTTGTCTGGACCTGAAGCACTCGACAGACCAG GTCTTAAAGATGGACAGACCAAAGTAGTAAAGGTAGATGGAAAACCAGAAGTATATCAG tgGGAGGCAGCTAGTCAGCAGTGGAAGAAA ATTGGTGATGTTGTGGATGCTGTGGGATCTGGTCGAAGACAACTTCTACATGGTAAA GAATATGATTACGTATTTGATGTCCAACTGGACATGGACACAAGTCCACAGTCTGGACCTCCACTAAAGCTTGGTTACAACACATCAG AGGACCCATGGTTTGCAGCTCAAAGATTTCTTCAAGACAATGAGCTCAGTCTTTTATATCTTGACCAG gtaGCCAACTATATAATTGAGATGACAAAAGGAATGTCTATTGGCTCTGCACAACCCACTATATCTGATCCCTTTACAGGTAGTACTAAAACATTTATTGTACCTTCTAATTATGTGAAATTAACTGTATACAATGAGATGTCATTGATGGTAGGGGGTTCTCGTTATATTCCACCAGGCGTTGCTGAAGTAGCTTCACAACCTTTTCCTGCACAATCAAGTGGACAGCCAGTGTCTGATCCTTTAACTG GTGGATCAAGATATGTTCCTTCATATTCTCAA CCTGCTCCTGTTGAGGCTCCCTTTCAATCATCTTTCACTTCACAGACTGCTTCATCATCTACCAATAATTATTTTCCTAAG ACTGATCCATTGACATTTGATGCCATAAGTAATGTTGATGCTGTTTTCCAGAAGCTTTCTGAGTTCAATAGCAAGGCTGATCCT TTACTGAGATTGTCAGGTGCTGCTGTACAGGGGCTAAGAG AAGTTGTATCTCTTCATACTAATCCATCACAGATGTCTAGTAAGATAGACGATGTGGTATGTGTTGCCATTGACCAGCTCTTTAAATGGCCAGATGACCTAGTGTTTCCAG CCCTTGATATAATGCGAGTTATTGTTCGTGGAGTGAGAGGTAATGAGTATTTATGTCAGAAGGAAGAAGTGCTAGTAGAGCGTCTTAAGCATCTGGCAAG CACTACTAGTGGCTCTGCCAACTGTATGCTATCATTACGTCTTCTATGTAATTTATTTGCACATGCCAGTGGATGTCAACTCTTGATGTCAAATACACACGAG GTCACTATACATGTCAGCATGCTAGTGGAGTGCAATAAAGGTGTCCAGATTGCACTTTGTTCTCTATTACTGAA CTATGCTGTTGAACTTTCTAAGACTGGCGGTTCATCAGGTGTCACTGATGTTCTCACTGCACTTAAAGTT GTTTTGTGCCATAAGATCGATAATGAGGCTGCATTTAGAGCTTTAGTAGCTGTGGGAACACTG GTTTGCATTGGCGAAGAAGCAAGAGTTCAGGCAATTTCTCTTGATTTTCAACAAACTGCATCAAATTATCTCAGTGTAACTGAGCCAAAGAAA GTAGCTGAATGTGCAAGACTTCTAATTGCCAAGCTTGGAAGTTAA
- the LOC134190597 gene encoding phospholipase A-2-activating protein-like isoform X2, translating into MYRLRCQIFGHSDDVRSVTSGPTFIATASRDKTAVVWRSSDEEATRFEIAVTFSGHTGFVSTICFIPSSEDHPRGLLATGCMDKLIRIYDPQMQEPICVLSGHNGNVCALAAGKFGTLLSGSWDCSARVWLNEKTVMTLEGHTAAVWAVGMIADHGLMLTGSADKTIRLWRAGTCERTFVGHDDCVRGLAVISNSEFLSCSNDSSIRRWQLSGECVQIYYGHTAYVYSVAPVINGPGDFVSVGEDRTLRLWQDGECVQTITHPTQTVWCCTCLENGDIVTGANDGGIRIFTHSYSRVASESEIQAFHQQIAAQQVPSNQVGDLKLSDLSGPEALDRPGLKDGQTKVVKVDGKPEVYQWEAASQQWKKIGDVVDAVGSGRRQLLHGKEYDYVFDVQLDMDTSPQSGPPLKLGYNTSEDPWFAAQRFLQDNELSLLYLDQVANYIIEMTKGMSIGSAQPTISDPFTGGSRYIPPGVAEVASQPFPAQSSGQPVSDPLTGGSRYVPSYSQPAPVEAPFQSSFTSQTASSSTNNYFPKTDPLTFDAISNVDAVFQKLSEFNSKADPLLRLSGAAVQGLREVVSLHTNPSQMSSKIDDVVCVAIDQLFKWPDDLVFPALDIMRVIVRGVRGNEYLCQKEEVLVERLKHLASTTSGSANCMLSLRLLCNLFAHASGCQLLMSNTHEVTIHVSMLVECNKGVQIALCSLLLNYAVELSKTGGSSGVTDVLTALKVVLCHKIDNEAAFRALVAVGTLVCIGEEARVQAISLDFQQTASNYLSVTEPKKVAECARLLIAKLGS; encoded by the exons ATGTACAGACTAAGATGTCAAATCTTTGGACACTCTGATGATGTCCGATCTGTCACAAGCGGACCGACATTTATTGCTACTGCATCTCGAGACAAAACAGCAGTAGTTTGGAGGAGTTCGGACGAGGAGGCGACCCGTTTCGAGATTGCTGTCACTTTCAGTGGACATACGGGCTTTGTGTCAACCATCTGCTTTATACCATCATCCGAAGACCATCCTAGAGGTCTACTTGCTACCGGATGTATGGACAAATTGATAAGAATTTATGATCCCCAAATGCAag AGCCGATCTGTGTGCTGTCTGGACATAATGGTAACGTCTGTGCACTTGCTGCTGGAAAGTTTGGTACATTGTTGTCTGGATCATGGGATTG TTCTGCTCGTGTGTGGCTGAATGAAAAAACTGTAATGACATTAGAAGGACACACAGCAGCAGTGTGGGCTGTAGGGATGATAGCAGACCATGGTCTAATGCTCACAG GGTCAGCTGATAAGACAATTCGGCTGTGGCGTGCTGGAACTTGTGAGAGGACGTTTGTTGGTCATGATGATTGTGTAAGAGGGTTAGCTGTTATTTCTAATTCTGAATTTCTTTCATGCAGCAATGATAG TTCTATTCGTCGATGGCAGCTGAGTGGGGAGTGTGTACAGATATACTACGGCCACACTGCATATGTTTATAG TGTTGCACCTGTCATTAATGGGCCAGGAGATTTTGTATCTGTAGGAGAAGACAGAACATTACGACTATGGCAAG ATGGTGAGTGTGTACAGACTATTACACACCCTACACAGACAGTATGGTGTTGTACATGTCTAGAAAATGGAGATATTGTTACTGGAGCCAA TGATGGTGGTATTAGGATATTTACGCACAGTTATTCACGTGTGGCATCAGAGTCAGAAATCCAG GCATTTCATCAACAGATAGCAGCTCAACAAGTACCTAGTAACCAAGTAGGGGATCTTAAACTAAGTGACTTGTCTGGACCTGAAGCACTCGACAGACCAG GTCTTAAAGATGGACAGACCAAAGTAGTAAAGGTAGATGGAAAACCAGAAGTATATCAG tgGGAGGCAGCTAGTCAGCAGTGGAAGAAA ATTGGTGATGTTGTGGATGCTGTGGGATCTGGTCGAAGACAACTTCTACATGGTAAA GAATATGATTACGTATTTGATGTCCAACTGGACATGGACACAAGTCCACAGTCTGGACCTCCACTAAAGCTTGGTTACAACACATCAG AGGACCCATGGTTTGCAGCTCAAAGATTTCTTCAAGACAATGAGCTCAGTCTTTTATATCTTGACCAG gtaGCCAACTATATAATTGAGATGACAAAAGGAATGTCTATTGGCTCTGCACAACCCACTATATCTGATCCCTTTACAG GGGGTTCTCGTTATATTCCACCAGGCGTTGCTGAAGTAGCTTCACAACCTTTTCCTGCACAATCAAGTGGACAGCCAGTGTCTGATCCTTTAACTG GTGGATCAAGATATGTTCCTTCATATTCTCAA CCTGCTCCTGTTGAGGCTCCCTTTCAATCATCTTTCACTTCACAGACTGCTTCATCATCTACCAATAATTATTTTCCTAAG ACTGATCCATTGACATTTGATGCCATAAGTAATGTTGATGCTGTTTTCCAGAAGCTTTCTGAGTTCAATAGCAAGGCTGATCCT TTACTGAGATTGTCAGGTGCTGCTGTACAGGGGCTAAGAG AAGTTGTATCTCTTCATACTAATCCATCACAGATGTCTAGTAAGATAGACGATGTGGTATGTGTTGCCATTGACCAGCTCTTTAAATGGCCAGATGACCTAGTGTTTCCAG CCCTTGATATAATGCGAGTTATTGTTCGTGGAGTGAGAGGTAATGAGTATTTATGTCAGAAGGAAGAAGTGCTAGTAGAGCGTCTTAAGCATCTGGCAAG CACTACTAGTGGCTCTGCCAACTGTATGCTATCATTACGTCTTCTATGTAATTTATTTGCACATGCCAGTGGATGTCAACTCTTGATGTCAAATACACACGAG GTCACTATACATGTCAGCATGCTAGTGGAGTGCAATAAAGGTGTCCAGATTGCACTTTGTTCTCTATTACTGAA CTATGCTGTTGAACTTTCTAAGACTGGCGGTTCATCAGGTGTCACTGATGTTCTCACTGCACTTAAAGTT GTTTTGTGCCATAAGATCGATAATGAGGCTGCATTTAGAGCTTTAGTAGCTGTGGGAACACTG GTTTGCATTGGCGAAGAAGCAAGAGTTCAGGCAATTTCTCTTGATTTTCAACAAACTGCATCAAATTATCTCAGTGTAACTGAGCCAAAGAAA GTAGCTGAATGTGCAAGACTTCTAATTGCCAAGCTTGGAAGTTAA
- the LOC134190451 gene encoding translin-like: MSTVSGGPSSQLFADFQQYVTREQNVREEIRKTVRELDNTSREILNMLQTVHQTTGVDMKNLCVKSREKFVTIQKHYAELQSKVPPTQYYRYHDHWRTVTQNVAFSAAFLVYLESEKLIAREELATLLGVCVGAAEGFHIDLEDFLMGLLNLASELARLAVNSVTAADYGRPFRISGFLAELSDGFRLLNLKNDALRRRFDGLKYDVKKVEEVVYDITIRGLKPS; encoded by the exons ATGTCTACTGTAAGTGGTGGACCCTCCAGTCAGCTCTTTGCTGATTTTCAGCAGTATGTTACACGAGAACAGAATGTCAGAGAA GAAATCAGAAAAACCGTTCGTGAGCTTGACAACACAAGTCGCGAAATATTAAATATGCTTCAGACAGTTCATCAGACAACTGGCGTAGATA TGAAGAATCTGTGTGTAAAGTCAAGGGAGAAATTTGTGACCATTCAAAAACATTACGCTGAATTGCAAAGCAAAGTCCCACCAACCCAATACTACAG ATACCATGACCATTGGAGAACGGTGACACAAAATGTTGCATTTTCAGCTGCCTTTTTAGTTTACTTGGAATCAGAGAAACTTATAGCAAGGGAGGAACTAGCAACTCTTTTGGGAG TTTGTGTTGGGGCAGCAGAGGGATTTCACATTGACTTGGAGGACTTTTTGATGGGGCTTCTCAACCTTGCTTCAGAATTG GCTAGGTTGGCAGTAAACAGTGTGACGGCTGCAGACTATGGGAGACCATTTCGAATCTCAGGTTTCTTAGCAGAGTTGAGTGATGGCTTTCGGTTGCTAAACTTGAAGAACGATGCTCTGAGACGACGTTTTGATGGTCTTAAGTATGATGTGAAAAAAGTGGAAGAAGTAGTGTATGACATCACAATCAGAGGCTTAAAGCCTTCTTGA
- the LOC134190450 gene encoding glycosaminoglycan xylosylkinase-like — protein sequence MKLKSRCFLSVACALAVTTFLLLRSLFKEREAIDYNQKDSLRRAVRVGLVQHPDDNRSPTISRIRTNTDKSLQDKPGRTVSHDQPALHETTTARASLRKQVVNNPLHLSPWKLFQSWVTAEQLYTVDSLQSDAMIRILHAMSTQKIERVLVGYKGTQLKATFILAESQKVVFKPMRYSRDVMITGDPYAGYDRHNAEIAAFHLDGILGFRRAPPVAGRTVNLSKEVIPVSEHKLLKTFFKQNGNDCFYGVCYYCKKSDPACAKGTIMEGSVTLWLPDELKLKTWYHPWRRTYVKGKKARWEVDQTYCKLVQQQTLHQKGRRLLDILDTAIFDYLIGNADRHRFETFAKDGNNGMLLLLDNAKSFGNAKHDEWSILAPIYQCCMIRRSTWDKLLALSKGSKSLGALLKERTSVDFVAPVLTDEHFEAVNRRLENAINLINKCISKRGESVVLTKDYL from the exons ATGAAGCTGAAGTCGAGAtgctttttgtctgttgcATGCGCATTAGCGGTGACTACGTTTCTATTACTGAGATCACTTTTTAAAGAAAGAGAAGCCATTGACTACAATCAGAAAGATTCGTTGCGGCGTGCAGTTCGCGTCGGGCTGGTGCAGCACCCGGATGATAATCGAAGTCCAACTATTTCTAGAATTCGCACCAACACAG ACAAATCTCTGCAAGACAAGCCTGGTAGGACTGTAAGTCATGATCAGCCAGCTCTACATGAAACAACAACTGCTAGAGCCAGTCTTCGAAAGCAAGTTGTAAACAATCCTCTTCATCTTTCTCCTTGGAAGTTGTTTCAAAGTTGGGTAACTGCAGAGCAGTTGTATACTGTTGACAGTTTGCAGTCTGATGCAATGATTCGCATCTTACATGCGATGTCTACTCAAAAGATTGAACGCGTTCTTGTTGGATATAAAGGAACTCAACTAAAGGCAACGTTCATCCTTGCAGAAAGCCAGAAAGTTGTCTTCAAACCAATGAG ATACAGCAGGGATGTCATGATAACTGGTGATCCCTATGCTGGTTATGATCGCCATAATGCAGAGATTGCAGCGTTTCATCTTGATGG AATTTTAGGATTTCGAAGAGCTCCTCCGGTCGCTGGAAGAACTGTCAACTTGTCGAAGGAGGTGATTCCTGTTTCAGAACACAAGTTGCTAAAGACATTTTTCAAACAGAATGGGAATGATTGTTTCTATGGTGTATGTTACTACTGCAAGAAGTCGGATCCTGCTTGTGCAAAGGGAACAATAATGGAAGGATCTGTCACATTATGGCTGCCTGATGAACTAAAGTTGAAGACCTGGTATCACCCCTGGAGAAGAACATATGTGAAAGGCAAGAAAGCCAG GTGGGAAGTCGATCAAACCTACTGCAAATTGGTTCAGCAACAAACACTGCATCAGAAAGGACGGCGGCTTCTAGATATACTGGATACTGCCATATTTGACTACTTGATAG GAAATGCAGATCGACACCGATTTGAAACATTTGCAAAAGATGGCAACAATGGGATGTTATTGCTATTGGATAATGCTAAAAG TTTTGGCAATGCAAAGCATGATGAGTGGTCTATCTTGGCACCAATTTATCAGTGCTGCAT GATAAGGAGGTCAACATGGGACAAGTTACTTGCCTTGTCTAAAGGTTCAAAGTCACTTGGTGctttgttgaaagaaagaacATCAGTCGATTTCGTAGCTCCTGTTCTAACGGACGAGCATTTTGAGGCAGTAAACCGTCGTTTGGAGAATGcaattaatctaattaataAGTGCATTTCCAAACGAGGAGAATCTGTTGTACTGACAAAAGACTATTTATGA